Below is a window of Tolypothrix bouteillei VB521301 DNA.
TAACTCGTAAAACGTAACACCCAAAGAATAAAAATCAGTTCGGTAATCAATCCCGCGATTCATCCTCCCTGTTTGTTCCGGCGATAAATAGCTCAAGGTTCCTTCCAGAACATTAGGGCTAATCAGTGTTTGAGTCTCTCTTGGCAGCAAAGATGCAATACTAAAGTCAATTAACTTAACTTGTTTTGTTTCTGGATTAATTAAAATGTTTGCGGATTTAATATCTTTATGAACGATCCTGTTGCGGATGAGAATATCTAATGTATCGCATAGAGAAATAGCTATTTGTAAAAACTCAATCAGGGTTTCGGGGCTTTCCCCCATCCCCCTCTCTCCCACTCTCTCCCGCCATTCTTTCAGGGAAATTCCTCCAAAATCTTCCATGACTAAAGCATAGCGATTTTGGTAAGCTTCCAAGCTATATGTTTGAATAATTCCTGGCAAGCTAAGATGTTTGGTAATAGTATATTGATTGCGAAACTGTACCAATTCACTAAAGCTAGGATAAGGATTTTTTTGCAGCTTAATGACTACAGGTTTGCCATCGACTTCTCGATATCCTCGATAAACAACGGTTCTGGAACCATCATAAAGTTTTTCATTAACTTTATATTCAGGGATGCTAACCTGAGTGGCAATCATACTGCGTTCATCCTCAATGCTTCTGGATTTATTATTCCCAAAGAGCAAGAAGCAATTTACGAGTTTAAGCCAAGGCAATCCCCGTAGAAATTTTACTTTTCATGACACAATTTGGTTTGCGATCGCTGGCTTACTAAGTCTGCAAAAAATCAACAAATACTGTGCCACTACTGCAACTGGCTCTCACCTAAATATCTAGTAAAAGTCATCCATTCAGGTGAAGCCATATACAAGCAGAGAAAATAGTATAAAGGAAAGTTAAGCAGTATAACTCCGTTTGCTGACACACGCTCTCGATGTATTAATACTTATATTCCCCCTGAAGTTTTTATAACTTCTACTCTTTTATCAAAGCTTGTTAAGTAAAAAAACATACATTATTAGTAACATGACTACATATTTAGAAATTCCTGTCATTGGTAAAAAAGTGAAACACCCATTGCGTTGGGCGATCGCTTTAGTAGCCACTGGTGCCTTAGTTGCAGGGACTGCCACAACGTATAATGCAGTTATCGAACAAGCAGCAAGAAAACAAGATATTACAGCCCTTACCATTCCAGTGGGAGCAAAAGATGTTGTCTTAAGAATTTCTGCAAGCGGTAAGGTTACACCAATCCAAAGTGTAAATATTAGCCCGAAAAACTCTGGAACTCTTGTAGAGTTGTACGTCGAGCAAGGCGATAAAGTGCGCCAGGGGCAAATTATTGCCAAAATGGATAGCGCAGATATTCAAGCTCGCATCCTTCAAGCCCGTGCTAACTTAGCACAATCCCAAGCTCAGTTAGACCAAGCCCTTGCAGGAAATCGCCCTCAAGAAATTTCTCAATCCAGAGCGCGTTTGGAACAAGCAGAGGCGCAACTTGCTGAAGCAAAAGCAGGTAATCGCCCCCAAGAAATTTCTCAAGCCCAAGCTCAAGTAGATGCAGCTAAAGCAAAAGCTGATTACACGAGCGAACAGGTGAAGCGTTATCGATACCTGTACGAACAAGGCGCGGAGAAAAAACAATTACTAGACCAAGCTGTCAGCGAAGATAACTCTGCCAAGGCAAATTTGCGAGAAGCTGAAAAACGTCTAGCTCTCCAACAAAGTGGAACTCGTTCTGAAGAAATCTCTCGTAGAGAAGCTGCTGTTTCCGAAGCACGCGCCTCCTTACAGCTTTTGGAAAGTGGAACTCGTACTGAGGAAATAGCTCAACGCAGGGCGGCTGTTGCGGCTTCTCAAGCTCAAATCAAAATAGAGCAAGTGAATTTAGATAATACAATCATCCGCGCTCCCTTAACAGGAGTTGTCACCCAAAAGTATGCCAACATTGGTGCGTATGTCACACCAACGACTTCTGCATCTTCGAGTGCATCAGCTACTTCGAGTTCGATTGTGGCTGTCGCACGTGGCTTAGAAGTTT
It encodes the following:
- a CDS encoding efflux RND transporter periplasmic adaptor subunit, yielding MTTYLEIPVIGKKVKHPLRWAIALVATGALVAGTATTYNAVIEQAARKQDITALTIPVGAKDVVLRISASGKVTPIQSVNISPKNSGTLVELYVEQGDKVRQGQIIAKMDSADIQARILQARANLAQSQAQLDQALAGNRPQEISQSRARLEQAEAQLAEAKAGNRPQEISQAQAQVDAAKAKADYTSEQVKRYRYLYEQGAEKKQLLDQAVSEDNSAKANLREAEKRLALQQSGTRSEEISRREAAVSEARASLQLLESGTRTEEIAQRRAAVAASQAQIKIEQVNLDNTIIRAPLTGVVTQKYANIGAYVTPTTSASSSASATSSSIVAVARGLEVLASIPEADIGRIKQGQQVEITSDAYPDQVFKGHVRLIAPEAVKEEGVTLFQVKVTIDTGIDKLRSGLNVDMTFLGDKVQGALLVPTVAIVTEKGETGVLVPDEKNQPKFRSVTVGAQVQDQTQILEGVKQGDRVFLNPPPNYKIQKMQQQQNK